The Metabacillus schmidteae genome has a segment encoding these proteins:
- a CDS encoding phosphotransferase: MDLKLICNTWDIGRVIKIREINQGFMNKTYSIITEDNSYILRIYESESDITKVRREYLILEYLSNCQLSFEVPTFIMNHIGDYLYQSSENGTISILMPLLKGINPDLSDAKQAYEAGKALGELNKALSRISEDVYKDLGRNPTYDQFRQFHPLIKGIDKIVDHLPTSIAKKHELHKIFQQLDKEIDNSYYHLLAKQYIHGDYTSGNVLSIKGKITGIIDFEFCCYDVHPMDLAIALGGGPTALWEMDQSLTNIGMLTKGYVSVTLLTENELLYIPFLIRLRRAAMFVYFTARYVKGLDSENWMIGIVDWILASEAWLIDNKDRLIDKIIQ, encoded by the coding sequence ATGGACTTAAAATTGATTTGCAATACATGGGATATTGGTAGGGTTATAAAGATTAGGGAAATTAATCAAGGCTTTATGAATAAAACATACTCTATAATTACAGAGGATAATTCGTATATTTTAAGAATTTATGAGAGTGAAAGTGATATAACCAAGGTTAGACGTGAGTATTTGATACTGGAGTACCTAAGTAATTGTCAGCTTTCCTTTGAAGTACCCACTTTTATAATGAACCATATTGGTGATTATTTATATCAGTCATCTGAAAATGGAACCATATCTATTTTAATGCCTTTGTTAAAAGGGATTAATCCAGATTTAAGCGATGCTAAACAAGCTTATGAAGCTGGAAAGGCATTAGGAGAGTTAAATAAAGCACTAAGTAGAATAAGTGAAGATGTATATAAAGATTTGGGAAGAAATCCTACCTATGATCAATTTCGTCAATTTCATCCTTTAATTAAAGGTATTGATAAAATTGTTGATCATTTACCAACTTCTATTGCAAAAAAACACGAACTACATAAGATCTTTCAACAACTCGATAAGGAGATTGATAATAGTTATTATCATCTGCTTGCAAAACAGTATATTCATGGTGATTATACCTCGGGCAATGTATTGTCTATCAAAGGAAAGATAACTGGAATCATCGACTTTGAATTTTGTTGTTATGATGTACATCCTATGGATTTGGCAATTGCGCTAGGCGGAGGACCAACAGCATTATGGGAAATGGACCAAAGTCTAACCAACATAGGTATGCTGACAAAAGGATACGTTAGTGTTACCCTCTTAACCGAAAATGAATTATTGTATATTCCTTTTTTGATAAGACTTCGTCGTGCTGCCATGTTCGTTTACTTTACGGCAAGATATGTAAAAGGGCTTGATAGTGAAAATTGGATGATTGGAATTGTAGATTGGATACTTGCAAGTGAAGCTTGGCTAATCGACAACAAGGATAGATTAATAGA
- a CDS encoding GNAT family N-acetyltransferase, protein MNGITLRDIDSNNFFQCIMLKSQESTGYPLFEENVASNVFSIAQSKVEPEWVTKAIYNNVNEMIGFSMYGLSLILHVYFNTRLMIDYKYQGKGYGRLAMLEIIKEMRKLSCEIYTSFVPTNDRAI, encoded by the coding sequence ATGAATGGTATAACCTTACGAGATATAGATAGCAATAACTTTTTTCAATGTATAATGTTAAAATCGCAGGAGTCTACAGGTTATCCTCTTTTTGAGGAAAATGTTGCTTCAAATGTCTTTTCCATTGCACAATCAAAGGTTGAACCTGAATGGGTTACGAAAGCAATCTACAATAATGTGAATGAGATGATAGGTTTTTCGATGTATGGACTTTCTCTCATTTTACATGTGTATTTTAATACAAGGTTAATGATCGACTATAAATACCAGGGAAAAGGTTATGGAAGATTAGCCATGCTGGAAATAATCAAGGAAATGAGAAAGCTCTCTTGTGAAATCTATACAAGTTTTGTTCCAACTAATGACAGAGCAATATGA
- a CDS encoding CPBP family intramembrane glutamic endopeptidase codes for MKKDLTEKDGRLILLLTLLGAFAAVVMIPYQKEIGLLDILIETYHITFTIAAIINAIQVTIYTLIASAIGLHLARPVGFNVSYLRGLVYKNKTVPLSLKWIMIAILGSAVGTLIIAVLEVKVFQPHLVTQLVPNVSLWKIGLLMFYGGIVEEILLRLFLLTLIVWICSISYRKQSRPIPKYIYWIAILVSTLLFGLGHLPATATVFGEITSLLFIRATVLNGLMGVFFGYLFWKKGLEYAIIAHMLGDVFLHVVWHSLFT; via the coding sequence ATGAAAAAAGACTTAACTGAAAAGGATGGAAGATTAATATTACTGTTGACACTTTTAGGAGCTTTCGCTGCCGTGGTAATGATTCCTTATCAAAAGGAGATAGGGCTACTAGATATATTGATTGAGACCTATCATATCACCTTTACCATTGCTGCAATAATAAATGCCATTCAGGTAACAATCTACACGTTAATTGCTTCAGCTATTGGCCTCCATCTTGCTAGACCTGTAGGTTTTAATGTTTCTTATCTAAGAGGTTTAGTATATAAAAATAAAACAGTTCCTTTGTCTTTGAAATGGATAATGATTGCAATTTTAGGCAGTGCAGTAGGAACATTAATCATTGCAGTCCTAGAAGTAAAGGTATTTCAACCTCATCTTGTAACCCAGTTAGTACCGAATGTAAGTCTGTGGAAAATAGGATTGCTTATGTTTTATGGTGGTATTGTTGAAGAAATATTATTACGTCTTTTCCTTCTAACTTTAATTGTTTGGATTTGTTCCATTTCCTATCGGAAGCAGTCTAGGCCTATTCCAAAATATATCTACTGGATTGCGATCCTTGTATCAACCTTATTATTTGGGCTCGGGCATTTACCAGCAACTGCAACTGTCTTTGGTGAGATTACTAGTTTATTATTTATTCGTGCCACAGTATTAAATGGATTGATGGGTGTCTTCTTTGGTTATTTATTTTGGAAAAAAGGTCTAGAGTATGCAATTATTGCCCATATGCTAGGGGATGTATTTTTGCATGTAGTATGGCATTCGTTGTTCACGTGA
- a CDS encoding alpha/beta fold hydrolase: protein MEKVTLGNVEQWYVARGSSIENPILLFFHGGPGSPQTGAQHKYNRELENYFLVVNWDQRGCGKSYNKNVDPQTMNVQQLLFDAYELVQHLLERFNQKKVYIMGHSMGALIGVLFAEKYPEVISAYVGINQPINRPLEEEISYKFTFDYATKVNDKKAIVELEQIGAPNNGSYKSIDGLVKQRTYLTKIGGVTYKKNAMFINMHYLLSSHFNMRDRLNFFKGFSFTSQHLWEELCSYNIAESIYELDVPVYFVMGRHDKIVHDLVETFYQKVKAPRKNILILENSGHMACFEEPDVFNSFMINKVLKENEAV from the coding sequence ATGGAAAAGGTTACATTAGGTAATGTTGAACAATGGTACGTTGCTCGTGGTTCTAGTATAGAAAACCCAATTCTATTATTCTTTCATGGTGGCCCAGGAAGTCCCCAAACAGGGGCACAACATAAGTATAATAGAGAATTAGAGAATTACTTTCTTGTTGTGAATTGGGATCAGCGAGGTTGTGGGAAGTCCTATAACAAAAACGTCGACCCGCAAACGATGAATGTACAGCAATTACTCTTTGATGCATATGAGCTAGTACAACATTTGCTAGAACGTTTCAATCAAAAGAAGGTCTATATTATGGGTCACTCGATGGGAGCTTTAATAGGGGTACTTTTTGCAGAAAAATATCCGGAAGTAATATCAGCTTATGTGGGAATTAACCAGCCGATTAATCGGCCTTTGGAAGAGGAAATCTCCTATAAATTCACTTTTGATTATGCTACCAAAGTGAATGACAAGAAGGCAATTGTGGAATTAGAGCAAATAGGCGCGCCTAATAATGGTTCATATAAATCAATTGATGGACTGGTAAAGCAGAGAACCTATCTTACAAAAATAGGTGGAGTTACTTACAAGAAAAATGCTATGTTCATCAATATGCATTACTTGTTAAGTTCTCATTTTAACATGAGGGATCGACTGAATTTCTTTAAAGGATTCTCTTTCACTTCTCAACACTTGTGGGAGGAATTATGTTCCTATAATATAGCTGAGAGTATATATGAATTAGATGTACCTGTTTACTTTGTCATGGGGCGACACGACAAAATTGTCCATGACCTAGTTGAAACTTTTTATCAAAAAGTCAAAGCACCAAGAAAGAACATCTTGATTCTAGAAAATTCGGGGCACATGGCTTGTTTTGAAGAGCCAGATGTATTTAACAGTTTTATGATTAACAAGGTACTGAAAGAGAATGAGGCTGTTTAA
- a CDS encoding FusB/FusC family EF-G-binding protein — MIELKSFIRTDQFNFIKRQVQNLVNGHATAIDNGVMSALKSMTLERVLVLFPIIEEEQVQLLQPISLIDNKEEAEAFLSQLKPYVMPFKVSEQGIKKLFPKAKKLKVPSLAEIDLREIAYLSWTDTTSNKRYIVINRDSKLIGIEGSFTPSNQKGVCSICNSHKEVGMFLAKVKGKEQGTFKTRGNYICHDSQSCNKNLTSLDKLNNFVDLLK; from the coding sequence GTGATAGAATTGAAATCTTTTATTCGCACGGATCAATTTAATTTTATAAAAAGACAAGTACAAAATCTTGTTAATGGTCACGCTACAGCTATTGATAATGGTGTGATGAGTGCTTTGAAATCAATGACTTTAGAAAGAGTTTTAGTTTTATTTCCTATAATAGAAGAGGAACAAGTACAGTTATTACAACCCATATCTTTGATTGATAATAAAGAAGAGGCAGAAGCCTTTTTATCACAATTGAAGCCTTATGTCATGCCTTTTAAAGTATCAGAGCAGGGAATTAAGAAGCTATTTCCTAAGGCTAAGAAGTTAAAGGTACCTTCGCTTGCTGAAATAGATTTACGCGAGATAGCTTATCTAAGTTGGACAGATACTACTTCTAATAAAAGGTATATCGTCATTAATCGTGATAGCAAGCTAATCGGCATAGAAGGTTCATTTACACCATCGAATCAAAAAGGGGTTTGTTCCATTTGTAATAGTCATAAAGAGGTTGGGATGTTCCTTGCTAAAGTAAAGGGAAAAGAACAAGGAACTTTTAAGACAAGAGGAAATTATATATGTCATGATAGTCAATCATGCAATAAGAATCTGACCTCTTTAGACAAATTAAATAATTTTGTGGATTTGCTTAAATGA
- a CDS encoding pentapeptide repeat-containing protein, protein MTEQLINKDNKPHKLKADCENCFALCCVALPYSQSADFAMKKCGGTPCIHLKSNYRCKIHQNLRTSGFKGCTVYECYGAGQKVSQESFQGVSWRDSPNIADEMFRVFPIMQQLHEMLHYLQEALNLQEARPLYNKLQQIYEETEMVTHGSRASLLEFDVPAHRMIVSNLLLEVSKLVRTKVKSGKYLERKGVTTDLIGANLKRANLKGISFRGAYLIAANLRGADLRVCDFLGSDLRDADLSGANLTGSFFLTQAQVNAAKGDKMTQLPKLVSPPLHWLV, encoded by the coding sequence TTGACCGAGCAACTCATAAACAAAGACAATAAGCCTCATAAATTAAAAGCAGATTGTGAAAATTGCTTTGCTCTGTGTTGCGTGGCGTTGCCTTATTCGCAGTCTGCCGATTTTGCTATGAAAAAATGTGGCGGAACTCCTTGTATACACCTTAAATCGAATTATAGGTGTAAAATTCACCAAAATCTTAGAACTAGTGGCTTTAAAGGGTGTACGGTATATGAATGCTATGGAGCAGGACAAAAGGTTTCTCAAGAATCCTTTCAAGGGGTAAGTTGGAGGGATTCTCCGAATATTGCTGATGAAATGTTCCGGGTATTTCCAATTATGCAGCAACTTCATGAAATGCTCCATTACTTACAGGAGGCTTTAAACTTACAGGAAGCACGCCCTTTATATAATAAATTGCAACAGATATACGAAGAAACGGAAATGGTTACGCATGGTAGTCGAGCGTCCCTCTTAGAATTTGATGTGCCTGCGCATCGAATGATTGTTAGTAATTTGCTTCTAGAAGTAAGCAAATTAGTGCGAACCAAAGTAAAGAGCGGGAAATACCTAGAGCGTAAAGGAGTGACAACTGACTTAATCGGTGCAAATCTTAAAAGAGCTAACCTAAAAGGTATTAGCTTTAGAGGGGCTTATTTGATTGCCGCTAACCTTAGAGGTGCTGATTTAAGAGTGTGTGATTTTCTTGGTTCAGACTTAAGAGATGCCGACTTAAGTGGTGCAAATTTGACAGGAAGCTTCTTCCTAACTCAGGCACAAGTGAACGCAGCTAAGGGTGATAAAATGACCCAATTACCCAAATTGGTTTCTCCTCCACTACATTGGTTAGTTTAG
- a CDS encoding TetR/AcrR family transcriptional regulator, whose amino-acid sequence MTLSTKERIFYTSLDLFSRRGYSGVSIREITREVGIKESSLYNHYRSKDAILEDIFTFFRDDFSKTLPPIELLDDILQNNSVEEFLKAGHRNFKKYMENENGQKMWRILQVEQYRSPLAREIILNDLFKTTIQFLEIVFTKLIDMKKIRPLDPKMLAIEYQYPVFSLLTEYNILTFDGKDTSEVESLLDQHIAFFLETILKT is encoded by the coding sequence ATGACATTAAGCACAAAGGAAAGAATTTTTTATACATCATTGGACCTATTCTCCCGAAGAGGATATAGTGGAGTATCTATACGTGAAATTACTAGAGAAGTAGGGATTAAGGAGAGCTCCTTATATAATCACTATCGTAGTAAAGATGCTATACTGGAGGATATTTTTACCTTTTTTAGGGATGATTTCTCTAAAACGCTGCCACCAATTGAATTGTTAGATGATATTTTACAAAATAACTCAGTAGAGGAATTTTTAAAAGCAGGACACAGAAATTTCAAGAAGTATATGGAGAATGAAAACGGGCAAAAAATGTGGCGAATTCTCCAAGTAGAGCAATACCGTTCTCCTCTTGCAAGAGAAATAATTTTAAACGATTTATTCAAAACAACGATACAATTCCTTGAAATAGTTTTCACAAAATTAATAGACATGAAAAAAATCCGTCCACTCGATCCAAAAATGTTGGCAATAGAATATCAATATCCTGTTTTCTCCTTACTAACGGAATATAATATTCTAACATTTGATGGAAAGGATACCTCAGAAGTAGAATCCCTTTTAGACCAGCATATTGCTTTCTTTTTAGAAACAATATTAAAAACATAA
- a CDS encoding alpha/beta fold hydrolase: MDFISTINYEQEYKKAYEESLSLWPVKYKDYFVSTTYGLTYVIESGDLNAEPLLLLHGASMSSTMWFPNIEELCKQYRVLSVDILGDKNKSLPTNEFLDRRSHAKWLEEVLDGLNITRANFIGLSYGALNVMNLLNYSPDRVNKVVLISPAATFVPLSPDFYSYAFKMVKSTSGVDNFLEWIFGDRYELPHQLKKQLYSGMMWVDPNKGTKPKASGFPYVFNNLELSEMKNPILLLFGEHEVMYDPKEALARAIDYVPNIRAEIIKGVGHLMTLEDPRTTTFYALEFLCS, encoded by the coding sequence ATGGATTTCATTAGTACGATAAATTATGAACAGGAGTACAAAAAAGCCTATGAAGAGAGTTTAAGTCTTTGGCCAGTGAAGTACAAAGACTATTTTGTATCTACAACATATGGTCTTACATACGTAATTGAGAGTGGAGATCTTAATGCTGAGCCACTTTTATTACTCCACGGTGCGAGCATGAGCTCAACTATGTGGTTTCCAAACATAGAGGAATTATGTAAACAATATAGGGTGCTTTCGGTAGATATATTGGGAGATAAAAACAAAAGTTTGCCCACTAATGAATTTTTAGATCGTAGAAGTCATGCTAAGTGGCTAGAGGAAGTATTAGATGGATTAAATATAACAAGGGCAAATTTTATTGGTCTATCGTATGGAGCCCTTAATGTTATGAACTTACTTAATTATTCACCTGATCGAGTTAACAAAGTAGTTTTAATTAGTCCTGCGGCTACTTTTGTCCCACTATCTCCTGACTTTTACTCTTATGCCTTTAAAATGGTTAAAAGCACAAGTGGAGTAGATAATTTTCTTGAATGGATTTTTGGTGATCGATATGAACTACCTCATCAACTAAAAAAGCAACTATATTCAGGAATGATGTGGGTTGATCCAAATAAAGGAACAAAACCTAAAGCTAGTGGTTTTCCATATGTATTTAATAATCTAGAATTATCCGAAATGAAAAACCCAATACTGCTACTATTTGGAGAACATGAGGTCATGTATGATCCCAAAGAAGCTTTGGCTAGGGCTATTGATTATGTCCCTAATATTAGGGCTGAAATAATAAAAGGGGTAGGGCACTTAATGACATTAGAGGATCCAAGGACGACAACATTTTATGCACTAGAGTTTCTTTGCTCCTAA
- a CDS encoding type 2 periplasmic-binding domain-containing protein: MKNESIRSVIAGYGTMLASSFSVKDYLERKEVGRVTVKGIEIRRPVYLCRRNRDEEIPKNLDIFINYVKRALIIYDRIIALFYWVV; the protein is encoded by the coding sequence TTGAAAAATGAATCGATTCGTTCTGTCATTGCAGGTTATGGAACAATGTTAGCGTCTTCATTTTCAGTCAAAGACTATTTGGAACGTAAGGAGGTAGGCAGAGTTACTGTAAAAGGTATAGAAATACGACGACCAGTATACCTTTGTAGAAGGAATAGAGATGAAGAAATTCCTAAAAACCTAGATATTTTTATTAACTATGTAAAAAGAGCGTTAATCATCTATGACAGGATTATTGCTCTTTTTTATTGGGTAGTGTAG
- the rpmE gene encoding 50S ribosomal protein L31: protein MKTGIHPNFNKVMVKCACGNEFETGSILNEIKVEVCSECHPFYTGRQKFADAGGRVDKFNKKYGLKQK, encoded by the coding sequence ATGAAAACAGGAATTCATCCAAACTTTAATAAGGTTATGGTGAAATGCGCTTGTGGTAACGAATTCGAAACTGGTTCTATTTTAAACGAGATCAAAGTTGAGGTTTGTTCTGAGTGCCATCCATTCTACACTGGACGTCAAAAATTTGCGGATGCAGGTGGACGTGTAGATAAATTCAACAAAAAATACGGCCTTAAACAAAAATAA
- the rho gene encoding transcription termination factor Rho — protein sequence MSQVSISSLEHMKLKELYELARQYKVSYYSKLTKKELIFAILKANAEQEDLLFMEGVLEIIQSEGFGFLRPINYSPSSEDIYISASQIRRFDLRNGDKVSGKVRPPKENERYYGLLHVEAVNGEDPETAKERVHFPALTPLYPDRQIFLETKPNYLSTRIMDLIAPVGFGQRGLIVAPPKAGKTMLLKEIANSITTNNPEAELIVLLIDERPEEVTDIERSVAGDVVSSTFDEVPENHIKVAELVLERAMRLVEHKKDVIILMDSITRLARAYNLVIPPSGRTLSGGIDPAAFHRPKRFFGAARNIEEGGSLTILATALVDTGSRMDDVIYEEFKGTGNMELHLDRSLAEKRIFPAIDIRRSGTRKEELLIPKDHLEKLWAIRKSMTDTPDFIEKFLRKLRQTKSNEEFFSNLDAEMKGVRNR from the coding sequence ATGAGTCAGGTTTCAATTTCTTCATTAGAACATATGAAATTGAAAGAATTATATGAGCTTGCTCGTCAATATAAGGTTTCTTACTATAGCAAGCTAACAAAAAAAGAACTAATTTTTGCAATCTTAAAAGCAAATGCTGAGCAAGAGGATTTATTATTTATGGAAGGTGTCTTAGAAATTATCCAATCTGAAGGGTTTGGTTTCTTAAGACCAATCAATTATTCACCTAGCTCAGAGGATATCTATATTTCAGCTTCTCAAATTAGACGTTTCGATCTGCGAAATGGTGATAAGGTTTCAGGAAAAGTTCGGCCTCCAAAAGAAAACGAACGCTATTACGGTTTATTACATGTAGAAGCTGTAAATGGTGAAGATCCTGAAACAGCTAAGGAACGTGTTCACTTCCCAGCACTAACTCCTCTATATCCAGATAGACAAATTTTTCTAGAAACAAAACCAAATTATTTATCTACTAGAATCATGGACCTCATTGCCCCTGTCGGCTTTGGACAACGTGGTCTTATTGTGGCGCCGCCTAAAGCAGGTAAAACAATGCTATTAAAAGAAATCGCCAACAGCATTACAACAAACAACCCTGAAGCAGAGCTTATCGTCTTATTGATTGATGAGAGACCTGAAGAAGTGACAGATATTGAACGTTCTGTTGCCGGTGATGTTGTTAGCTCAACATTCGACGAAGTACCTGAGAACCACATTAAGGTTGCAGAGCTTGTCCTTGAAAGAGCCATGAGATTAGTTGAACATAAGAAAGATGTTATTATCTTAATGGATAGTATCACACGTTTAGCTCGTGCGTATAACCTGGTTATTCCGCCAAGTGGCCGTACACTATCCGGTGGTATTGATCCTGCTGCTTTCCACCGTCCTAAGCGCTTCTTCGGTGCTGCACGTAATATCGAAGAGGGTGGAAGTTTAACAATCCTTGCAACTGCTTTAGTTGATACAGGTTCACGCATGGATGATGTCATTTATGAAGAGTTTAAAGGTACAGGAAACATGGAACTGCACCTTGACCGCTCATTAGCAGAAAAACGTATTTTCCCTGCTATTGACATCCGCCGTTCTGGAACACGTAAGGAAGAGCTTCTTATTCCTAAAGACCATCTGGAAAAACTTTGGGCAATTCGTAAGTCTATGACAGATACACCAGATTTCATTGAAAAATTCCTTCGTAAGCTTCGTCAAACGAAATCAAACGAAGAATTCTTCAGCAATTTAGATGCGGAAATGAAAGGTGTACGTAATCGTTAG
- a CDS encoding UDP-N-acetylglucosamine 1-carboxyvinyltransferase, translating into MEKLKVAGGDLLNGTVSISGAKNSAVALIPATILAESPVTIEGLPNISDVNILGDLLEEIGGKVELKNNEMVVDPSSMISMPLPNGKVKKLRASYYLMGAMLGRFKKAVIGLPGGCHLGPRPIDQHIKGFEALGAQITNEQGAIYLRADELKGARIYLDVVSVGATINIMLAAVLAKGRTIIENAAKEPEIIDVATLLSSMGAKIKGAGTDVIRIDGVEKLHGCRHSIIPDRIEAGTYMIIGAAMGREVMIDNVIPLHLESLIAKLREMGMHIETSNDQILIVGGQKELKAVDIKTLVYPGFPTDLQQPFTSFLTKATGTSVVTDTIYSARFKHIDELRRMGATIKVEGRSAIVSGPTKLQGAKVKASDLRAGAALVCAGLMADGITEITGLEHIDRGYSQLEEKLTGLGATIWREKMTEKEIEQLQNS; encoded by the coding sequence ATGGAAAAATTAAAAGTTGCCGGCGGCGATTTACTTAATGGAACTGTTTCAATTAGTGGAGCAAAGAATAGTGCAGTTGCACTCATTCCCGCAACAATACTCGCAGAATCTCCTGTAACAATTGAGGGACTGCCAAACATATCTGATGTCAATATTTTAGGGGATTTATTAGAAGAAATTGGTGGAAAGGTAGAATTAAAAAACAATGAAATGGTTGTGGATCCATCATCCATGATTTCAATGCCTTTACCTAATGGAAAGGTAAAAAAACTGAGAGCTTCCTATTATTTAATGGGGGCAATGCTAGGTCGATTTAAAAAAGCAGTAATTGGACTTCCGGGTGGCTGCCACTTAGGTCCTCGTCCTATTGATCAACATATTAAAGGCTTTGAAGCACTTGGTGCACAAATTACAAATGAACAAGGAGCGATCTACCTACGGGCAGATGAGCTCAAAGGTGCTCGTATATATTTAGATGTAGTAAGTGTGGGAGCAACGATTAATATTATGCTTGCTGCTGTTTTAGCAAAGGGAAGAACAATTATTGAGAATGCAGCGAAGGAGCCTGAAATAATTGATGTAGCCACTCTGCTTTCAAGTATGGGAGCAAAGATCAAAGGTGCAGGTACTGACGTCATTAGAATTGATGGTGTCGAGAAGCTGCATGGCTGCCGTCATTCAATCATTCCGGACCGTATTGAAGCAGGGACATATATGATTATTGGCGCTGCAATGGGAAGAGAAGTGATGATCGATAACGTTATTCCTTTGCACCTTGAATCTTTAATTGCCAAACTAAGAGAAATGGGCATGCATATTGAGACAAGCAATGACCAAATCCTAATTGTTGGCGGTCAAAAGGAATTAAAAGCCGTTGATATCAAAACACTTGTTTATCCGGGGTTTCCGACAGATCTGCAGCAGCCCTTCACATCTTTCTTAACAAAAGCAACTGGAACAAGTGTTGTAACAGATACGATTTATTCGGCCCGCTTCAAACATATCGATGAACTAAGAAGAATGGGAGCGACAATAAAAGTAGAAGGACGGTCTGCTATCGTATCCGGTCCGACAAAGCTTCAAGGAGCTAAAGTGAAAGCAAGTGACTTACGAGCAGGGGCTGCTTTAGTATGTGCAGGATTAATGGCAGATGGAATAACCGAAATTACAGGTTTAGAACACATTGATCGGGGATATAGTCAGTTAGAGGAAAAACTAACCGGGCTTGGTGCAACCATTTGGCGTGAAAAGATGACCGAAAAAGAAATTGAGCAGCTGCAAAATTCTTAA
- a CDS encoding class II fructose-bisphosphate aldolase, protein MPLVSMTEMLNKAKDEGYAVGQFNINNLEFTQAILQAAQEEKSPVILGVSEGAGRYIGGFKTVVKMVEGLIEDYNITVPVAIHLDHGSSFDKCKEAIDAGFTSVMIDASHDPFEENVETTSKVVEYAHSKGVSVEAELGTVGGQEDDVVAEGVIYADPQECAELVKRTGIDCLAPALGSVHGPYKGEPNLGYKEMEEIAGLTNMPLVLHGGTGIPTTDIQKAISFGTAKINVNTENQIASAKVVREVLAAKPNEYDPRKYLGPARDAIKETVIGKMREFGSSNKA, encoded by the coding sequence ATGCCTTTAGTTTCAATGACAGAAATGCTTAACAAAGCAAAAGACGAAGGATATGCAGTAGGTCAATTCAACATCAATAACCTTGAGTTCACTCAAGCAATTCTTCAAGCAGCTCAAGAAGAGAAATCACCAGTTATTCTTGGTGTTTCTGAAGGTGCTGGACGTTACATCGGTGGTTTCAAAACAGTTGTTAAAATGGTAGAAGGTCTTATCGAAGACTACAATATCACTGTTCCTGTAGCGATTCATCTTGATCATGGTTCAAGCTTTGACAAATGTAAAGAAGCAATCGATGCTGGATTTACATCTGTTATGATTGATGCTTCACATGATCCATTTGAAGAGAACGTTGAAACAACTTCTAAAGTTGTAGAATATGCTCATTCAAAAGGTGTATCAGTAGAAGCTGAGCTTGGAACTGTTGGTGGACAAGAAGATGACGTTGTTGCAGAAGGCGTAATCTATGCAGATCCACAAGAGTGTGCTGAACTTGTTAAACGCACTGGTATTGATTGCCTAGCTCCAGCTCTTGGTTCTGTTCACGGACCATACAAAGGTGAGCCTAACTTAGGTTACAAAGAAATGGAAGAAATCGCAGGTCTTACTAACATGCCATTAGTACTTCATGGTGGTACTGGTATCCCAACAACAGATATCCAAAAAGCTATTTCTTTCGGTACAGCGAAAATCAACGTTAACACTGAGAACCAAATTGCATCTGCAAAAGTTGTTCGTGAAGTGTTAGCTGCGAAGCCAAACGAATATGATCCACGTAAATACTTAGGACCAGCTCGTGACGCAATCAAAGAAACTGTTATCGGTAAAATGCGTGAATTTGGTTCTTCTAACAAAGCGTAA
- a CDS encoding response regulator: MLKEKILIVDDQYGIRILLNEVFQKEGYQTFQAANGFQALEIVENHSPDLVLLDMKIPGMDGIEILKRMRVVDQDIRVIIMTAYGELDMIQEAKDLGALTHFAKPFDIDEIRDAVKKYLPIRTNQ; encoded by the coding sequence ATGCTAAAAGAAAAGATACTAATCGTAGATGATCAATATGGAATTCGTATTTTATTAAATGAGGTTTTTCAAAAAGAAGGATATCAAACATTTCAAGCAGCAAATGGATTTCAGGCACTGGAAATTGTGGAAAATCACTCTCCCGATTTAGTATTGCTTGATATGAAAATTCCTGGTATGGATGGTATTGAAATTTTAAAACGAATGAGGGTCGTGGATCAGGATATCCGTGTGATCATTATGACAGCATACGGTGAGCTTGATATGATCCAGGAGGCAAAGGATTTAGGAGCACTTACTCATTTTGCCAAGCCTTTTGATATCGATGAGATCAGAGATGCGGTAAAGAAATATTTACCAATTAGAACAAATCAATAA